CTCGAGGTCGGCACGATCGTCGCGCTCACCGCCTACCTCACCCGGCTCTACGGCCCGCTGACGCAGCTGTCGAACGTGCACGTGGACGTGATGACCGCGCTGGTCTCGTTCGAGCGGGTCTTCGAGGTCCTCGACCTGCGACCGGCGATCGAGGACGCGCCGGACGCCGTCGAGCTGCCGGTGGGGCCGGTGGCCGTCGAGTTCGACCACGTCGGCTTCCGCTATCCGGCGGCGACGGAGGTGTCACTGGCCTCGCTGGAGTCCACGGCCGTGCTCGACAGCCGGACACCCGAGCCGGTGCTGCACGATGTCACCTTCCGGGTGGGTCCCGGTGAGCTTGTGGCGCTCGTCGGCCCGTCCGGCGCGGGGAAGACCACCATCAGCCAACTCGTCGGCCGGATGTACGACGCCCGGGACGGAGCGGTCCGGATCGGGGGGCTCGACGTCCGCGCGCTCAGCGGTCGCTCGCTGCGGGCGGCCGTCGGCGTGGTCACCCAGGACGCGCACCTGTTCCACGACAGCATCCGGGCCAACCTGCTGTTCGCCCGGTCCGACGCGACCGAGGAGCGGATGTGGGCGGCGCTGGACGCGGCCCACATCGGCCAGGCGGTGCGCGACCTGCCCGACGGGCTGGACACGGTCGTCGGGGAGCGCGGCTACCGGCTCTCGGGCGGCGAGAAGCAGCGGCTGGCCATCGCCCGGCTGCTGCTCAAGGAGCCCGCGGTGGTCGTCCTGGACGAGGCCACCGCCCACCTGGACAGCGAGTCGGAGGCGGCGGTGCAGCGGGCGCTGACCGCGGCGCTGGCCGGACGCACGTCGCTGGTCATCGCCCACCGGCTCTCGACCGTCCGGCGGGCCGACCGCATCCTCGTGGTCGACGGCGGGCGGATCGTCGAGAGTGGCAGCCATGACGAGCTGATGGCCCTCGGTGGCCTCTACGCCGAGCTCCACCACACACAGTTCGCCACCCAGGACGACGCTCCGGTCGCCGAGCCGCCGGCCGGTGGGCAGGCCGAACCGCCGGCCGGTGGGCAGGCCGAACCGCCGGCCGGTGGGCAGGCCGAACCGCCGGCCGGGCCGCCGGCCGACTGGAGCTCGGGCGCCCACGTCACCCTCGACCCGCCGAACGGTGGGGTGGCGGCCCTGCCGGCCGCGCGCTGACTGTCCGCTCAGGCCGCCGCTGCGACGGAGATCACACCGACCGGCGGGCCGGCTGTCATGGACACCGCGTCCAGGGACGCGGTGTCCGCCGGTCCGGTGTCGGGCTCGCCGGTCTCGTGGGGCAGCGCGATGTCCACGTCGCCGGAAGGCCGCCGGTGAATTGCGGGATTGTTGGTCATGTCCGGGCTCCAGGTTGTTTCAGGGCGGTAACGTGCCGCGGTCTGGACGTCCGGGATCGTGCGGCGCCGTTGCCAGCTTTCCCGTAACTGTCCCTTCGCCCGCTCTTGCGGGAGGACCATGCGAACGTACGCCTGCTGTGCCCTTGCGCGCAGCATGTGTCCGAACGCCCGGGTGCGAAACGGTCACAGAACCTCTCGGGACTAAGCGGCCCAGAACCGGCGCATCGAGTGTGTCACCAGGGCCCATGTCCAATCCCGGGCGTTCGTTACCTAGGCTTTGACCGTGCCACGAAGAGCCAAGATAGTTTGCACCCTCGGCCCGGCCACCAACTCTCCCGAGATGGTCCGGGCCCTCGTCGACGCCGGAATGGACATTGCCCGGCTCAACTTTTCGCACGGAACGCACGAGCAGCACGCCGCTGCGTACGCCCTGGTGCGCGAGGCGGCCGCGGCCGCCGGCCGCAGCGTGGGGATCCTGGCCGACCTGCAGGGGCCGAAGATCCGCCTCGGCAGGTTCGCCGACGGCGGGGTCACCCTGCTGCCCGGGCAGCATTTCACCGTCACCATCCGTGACGTCCTGGGCGACCAGGAACAGGTCGGCACCACGTACCCGGGTCTGACCCGGGACGTCGCCGCCGGGGACACCATCCTCGTCGACGACGGCCGGCTGAACCTGCGGATCGACGGGGTCGAGGACACCGACGTCCGCACCACCGTCGTGATCGGCGGCAAGGTCAGCGACAACAAGGGCATGAACATCCCCAGCGCCGCGCTGACGGTGCCCGCGCTGTCCGAGAAGGACGCCGACGACCTGCGCTTCGCGCTCGAACTCGGTGTCGACATGATCGCGCTGTCGTTCGTCCGGTCCGCCGAGGACTACGCGGCCGTCCGCGCGATCATGGACGAGGTCGGGATCCGGGTCCCGGTCCTCGCGAAGATCGAGAAGCCGCAGGCCGTCGACGAGCTCGACGGGATCATCGAGGCCTTCGACGGCCTGATGATCGCCCGCGGTGACCTCGGTGTCGAGCTGCCGCTCGAGGACGTCCCCCTCGTCCAGAAACGGGCCGTGAGCCAGGCGCGTGAGCGGGCCAAACCCGTCATCGTCGCCACCCAGGTGCTCGAGTCGATGGTGAGCGCGCCCCGGCCGACCCGCGCCGAGGCGAGCGACTGCGCCAACGCCGTGCTGGACGGCGCCGACGCGATCATGCTCTCGGCCGAGACGAGCGTCGGGTCGTACCCGGTCGAGTCGGCCGCGACCATGGCGCGGATCATCGAGACCGCCGAGGCGGATCTCGGCCGCATCCCCCCGTTGCGGACCCCGCCACGCACCCTCGGCGGCGCGATCGCCCAGGCGGCGGTGAGCGTCGGCGAGGCGGTCGGTGCGCGTTACCTGGTGGCCCACACCCTCAGCGGGGACACCGCCCGCCGGCTGATCCGGTACCGCAGCTCGGTGCCCGTTCTCGCCTTCACCCCGATTCCCGGGGTGCGCAGCCAGATGGCGCTGTTCTGGGGCGTGGAGACCGTGCTGGTGCCGTTCGCGGAGAGCACCGACGAGATGGTCCGGCAGGTCGACACGGCCCTGCAGCAGATCGGGCACTGCCGGCCGGGCGAGCTGGTGGTCGTCGTCGCCGGTACCCCGCCGGGTGTCGCCGGCATGACCAACACGATGCGGGTGCACCGCATCGGCGAGGCGGTCTGACCGGGCCCGCGGGTCCGTGCCCGCCGCGGGAGTGCCGCCGCCGGTCGCTCGCGATCGGTGGCCCGTGGCGGGCTGGAACGGCACGATCGTGGGGGCGCCGGCCGTGGCGGAGCGAACAGCGCCGGGCCACCGGGCTTCGACCCGGTGGCCCGCGGTCGCCCGCCGCCCCGCCTCCCGCGCCGCATCTTCGGTGTCGGGCGCGACGACAACTGCTGAGCGGCCAGGTCGTGGCTCGGTCAGCCCGCCCGGGCGAAGTCGATGACGCGCCGGGGATCGTCCGGGTGGTTGATCTCGTCGAAGAGGATCCAGCGGTCCACCCGGATCTCGTAGAGCCGGTGGGCGTTGCCGTCCGCCAGCATCATGTCCACGTTCGCCAGCTCGCTGCCCTGCGGCCACCGCCTGTGATAGATCGGCAGCAGCGCGTCGGCCTCCGCCACCGGTACCTCCTCCGCGGTACCGGCGAAGCTCACGCCCTGGACCTCCTGGCCCAGCCCGTCGAGCTCGATGGTGACGATCGCGCCGGCCACCCGACGATCGGCCCTGATGTTCCGACAGTGGGTGCGGTCGGGCCTGGAGATGAAGAACAGGCGGTCCGGTTCGAACGAGCTCGCGTACCAGAGGTTGCAGACGGCGGGCTCGCCGCCACCTGCCAACGTCGCGATCTGCATCACTTTGCCGTCGCGAACGTAGTTCCGGGTCACGGACAGGTCCGCCGAGACGGCGTCGGACGTCGACACGGGAATCCTCCCAATCATGGGGTGTGGGCCGTGCAGCGTGAACAGCGCGCCCGGCCGGCGTCCGGCCGGTGGCTCCGTCGGCGGCCGGACGCTCGGGCCCGGTTCTGGAAAACGCCCTCGATCTTCATTTCGCGCGGGGCAGGGGTGCTCGACTCGGCGCTTTGGGCGGAGCGCACCACCCGGCACCCGTATCAACCGAGGTGTTCTACCCCTGATACCCGGTCGGGACGCGGTTAGTGGATCGAAAGCAGGATTCAGAACAGGCTCCTGAGGCACTTGGAGCTGGGGCGCGTCGACCGCGTCTGTTGCCTGGCAGGAACACACTGTGCGGGTATGGTAGCCGAGGCCCGAGTGACACTGCTCTGTGTAATAGGTCCTGCGCTTCGAGCCGTGTGGCCGAGCCGGTGGTGACACGGCGTCCCCGTCCTGCGCGCTCCCTCCGTGGCCCTCGCGCGGTGGCCCCGCGGTCCCGCGCGACACACGCACCGTCCCTGGTCGCCTGCGGCGGGCCGCCTCCGGGGGTGGGTTCGGGCGCGGGCACGGAAGTGGCCCGCCGCGCGGCCGCGGGGTTGTTCCGCGCGATCCCATCCGTTAGCGTCGGCCCGCCCGACCAGCGGCTCCACGACGGCGCCGTCCGGGCGCGACCACGAACCACGTCTCCGGCGTGTCATCCGTGCCGCTCCGCGCGGGTCGATCCGACCGGCCCCGCCCTCGCATGTCTGGGCGAAGCAGGACGATTCACCCGGGCCGCCTTCCGTCGGTCACAGCACGGACGGATACCGTCGCCCCGGTTCGCCGGTAGCCCGTCAGGGCCATCGGATGGAAGCGCTGCGCGTCAGGAGTGAGTGCATGGCCGACCAGGGCGACCCGGCCGAGAAGCCGGTGCCCGCCGCGGAGCCGCCGGCTGAGCGCGGACGATCCAGCGGTCCCCGACCCGGCGGTCCGCCCGCGTTCGCCTCCGCTCCAGCCCCCGACCGCGGCCCGGCCGACCGCCAACCGGGTGGCAACCGTCAACCGGGCGACCGCGGCCCGGGACCCGGCGAACGGCCGGGAGCCGCGCCGCCGCCGGCTCCGCCGGCTCCGCCGGCTCCGGCGAACCCGTCCCGCCCGGTGGCGCCGACCCGCCCCGGCCTGCGACCACCACCTCGCGACGGGACGCCCGCCCGCGGCGCGACGCAGCCGGCGCCTGCCCAGGCGGCACCGCCGGCCCGGCCGGGCGCGCCCGTGAACCCGTCGGCACCCGGTAGTCCGCCGCCCGCCAGCTCCAAGGGACCCGCGGCGCCGGTGCAGCCCGCCAGGCCCGTGCAGCCGGGGGCGCCGGTGCGGCCCGCCGAACCCGCGTCGCCCGCCAGGCCGGTGCAGCCAGCCGCGCCGGTGAAGCCAGCGGATCCTGCCCGGCCCACGACGCCGCCGACGCCGCCCAGGTCACCCGCGCGTCCGCCGTCGGCCGGGCCCGCCGGCCAGACCCCGGCCGCGCGGCCCGCGGCTGGCACGAAGCCGTCCGGCCCGGCCACGACGGCCAGGCCCACGGGCACGACGCCGGCGACATCGGCCAGGCCCACGACGCAGGCGACGACGCAGGGCGCGCCGAAGCAGCCCGCCACGCCCGGGGGCCAGGAGAAGCCGCGGGCGTCCGCCGAACCGGCGCCCCCCGCCTCGGCGCCGAGCACGGGGAGGCCGGCCCCGGCGTCGAAGCCCGGCTCACCGTCGCCGTCCTCCGGCACCGCGCCGCCCGGTCTGGCGCCCCCGGGGCCCCCCAGGCCCGCCGGACAGGGGGGTTCCGCGAGACCGGCCGCGGGGGACGGCCCGGGCGCGACGCAGCGGCCGGGGTGGCCCTCGCCGCTGCGGCCGACGTCCACGGCGGGATCGGCGAACCGCCCGGAGGCGTTGCGTCCCCCGTCCGCTCCGGCGACGGGCACCGGCCGGGGACAGCCCGGCTCCGGCCCGGGATCGCCGCCGGCACGGGAAACCCTGCGCCCGTACCAGGGGCAGTCGGCACCGGCCGCCCGCCGGTCCCCGACGGTTCCGCGGAACACCGGCACGGGTCCGCCGGGCCAGTCGGCACAGCCGGGCCAGCCCGCACAGCCGGGTGGGCCGGCCGGCGGGGCCGCGGACTGCTCGAGCCCGCCGGGCGCCCGGGAACCATCGGCCCGCGCCACGGCGGGGACGTCCACGTCCTCGACCGACCAGGCCGCCCCACCGCCGACGGCGGACCGGGTCACCGGTGGCCCGGACGGCGAACAGCGGCCCCGGCCGCTGTTCGCTCCGCGCCCGTCCGCCACGACGCCGCCGTCCCGATCACTTCGATCGACGCCGCCGCCGACGCCGCCGACGCCACCCACGCCGCCGACTCCTCCGGCACCGCCGCCCACGCCGCCGACCTCTTCGGCACCACCGGCGTCTCCGGCGGCGCCGATATGGCGGTCCAGCCCGGCACCGGCCCGGACGTCGGGTGAGGACCGTCCGACGTGGTTCGAGCGGGGGGCGGCCGGCGGGAAGGAGTCCCCCGAAGCGGCCGGTGGCGGTTCCGGCCGGCGCGCCGCGCCGCCCGGGGACCGACGGCCATCGACATCCACGACGGCACCAGCCAAGGCGTCGTCCTCGGCGGAATCGGCGGAATCGGCCGCGGCACGGAGCGCGGCGTCGGCTCGGTCGGCCGCGTCGCGGTCCGAGACGCCGTCGCGGTCCGAGACGCCGTCGCGGTCCGAGACGCCGTCGCGGTCCGAGACGCCCTCGCGGGCGGAGACGCCGGCACGGGCGGAGACGCCGGCACGGTCCGGGTCGGTCGCGGCGCCCTCCGACGCCGCCGGGTCGGCCAGGTCGACCGGGACCGCGCGGTCGGCGAAGCCCACCCACACGGAACCCTCCGCGGCCGCCCGTGAGGCCCTCGATCCGCCGACCATGCGGGTGGACCTGCGCCGCCTGCCCGGCCGACGACCCGCGTCGGGGCCGGACGCGGACTCGGGCGCCCCGGCGGTGCCCGAGCAGCAGACGGGCGGGCGGACGTTCGAGATGGGCCCGGGCACCCCGCCGGACTCGCCACCCACCACAGGGTTCGTGCGCCCGGCGACCGGCCGTGGGGCGGAGCCGGCGACCTGGCGACGCCAGGACCAGCCGGGCCAGGGGACGGCGGTGCCGGACCGGGCCGACCCGGACCTGGCCAGCCCGGGACGACCGGTAGATCCCGGCCGGTCCACCGATCCGGCCTGGACACCTGACGCCGCGCCGCATCGGGCCCCGGACACGACCGGGCGTGGGCAGCCGCCGGTGGTGGGGGAGCGCAGGACGACCGAGCGGCAACGTCCGGTGGAACCCGAAGCCGCCCCGAGCCCGGACCCGGACCCGGACCCGAGCCCGAGCCCGGACCCGGACCCGGACTCCGGTCCGGCTGCGGAACCGGTGGAGGACCTGGGAACCCGTGCCGGGGCGACCCGCCGTGAGCGTGAGCACCGCGCCGCCGCGCCGGTGGCGGTGGCGGCGCGCGGCCGGGACATGGCTCTCCTCGCGCTCGGCGGGGCGGTGGCCGCGGTGGCGGCCTTCCTTCCGTGGAGCACGTTGACGAGCGGGGACGAGACCCGCACCTTCACCGGTGTCACCGTCGGAGACGGGCGCCTGACGCTCGTCGCCGGGCTGCTGATGGTGCTGGTCGGCCTGGCGTCGCTGCGCGGCCGTGGCCGCCCGGCGGGCGGGACAGGTCGGGTCGGGCCCGCGTCGGACCTCCTTGTCGCGAGGGCGTCGGCGCTGCTGCTCGTGATCGTCTCCGGGTTCGATCTCGCGCTGGGCCCGCCGTCCCTGTCGTCCTTTCGGGCCATCTCCGCCGATGTGATAGCCGTCCGGCCGCAGATCGGCGTGGTCGTGACCCTGGTGGCCGGGCTCGTGGGGCTGGTCGCGGTGGCACGCCCGCGGCCCAGGCGGTAGCGGCGGGCGGCATGCGGCCGCTGTCCGCGCGTGATACCACCGTCACGGGGCGCGGGGAGGTCGCGCCCGGCCGCCGGTCCGGCCGGCATCAGGGCTTCGGTGGGGGACGGCGGGAGGACCGGGTGGGCGAGGATCGGCAGCGGAGCCCGTGGGCCCGGCCGTCCGGCGGGGAGTACGTCGCGCCGGACGGCGGAGCACGGGTCGACGCGGGCCTGGCGGTCTGGCGGGCCGCAGCGGCGGCCACCGCCGATCCCCGCTGGGCCAGGCCGGGGGCCGACGGGGAGGTCGGGCGGGCCGCGGTGGTCCAGGGCCGGTGGGCCGGGGGCCAGGCATCGCCGGCCGTCCCGTCGGACAACGGCGCACGGACCGCCCCACCGGCCGCTGACGTCGTCGACGCCGCCTCGCCCGGAGGATCCGGGTCGGGGCCGGCTGGCCCGCGGGCTGTCCCGGCACGCTCCCCCCGGTACCTGCTGGCGATGCTCTGCCCGCCACTGGTCGTCCTGGCCGGGGGCGCGGCGGTCATCGGCTCGACGATGACGTGGGCCACGGTGCGCGCGTTCGGCATCGTGGAGTTCGCCATCCACGGCACGGATCCCGACCAGCACGGCCAGCTCACGATGGTGCTGGGGATCCTCGCGATGGTGGCGGGCCTCCTGCTGGCGGGGCGGCGTGTCGACTGGGGCCGCATGCTCGCCGTGATCGCGGGCCTCATGCTGATCCTCACCGCCGTGGTCGACGTGGCCCGCTTCCGCCGCGGTGACCTGCTCTCCGGGACGGGTTTCGACGCCACCACGGACCTCGGCCCAGGGCTCTGGGTGATCATCTTCAGCGGGCTGGTGCTGGTCCTCGTCGGTGTGCTCGTGCGCTACACCCCGCTGGCCCGCCCTGCGGGTTCACCCCCAGTCTCCTGACCCCCGTACGGGGGTCGGCCCGGGAAGGTCTTTGGGGACATGACGGAACGGCCCCGTCTTGACAGACTCTGTGATGGCAGGCGGGTGACGGGGGATGGGACGTTCGGACCGGGGGGCCGGCGTCCGATCACACCCGCTGGCCCGAAGCGCGCGTTCCATCGGGCGGGAACGGCGCGAGGCGTGCGCCGGACGCGGGGATCCGGCGTGCGCCAGGCAGTGGGTACCGGCCGCCCGGGTCGGTGCCCACTGCGCCCGCTCCACAGGCGCGCCGGGACGGGGGTCGTAGCCGTGTCGGCGCTCGGAGGGAGTCCGGAGGGAGACCGTCTGGTCGAGGGATTCGTCGCGGGTGCTCTGGGAGCGCGGTACGTCGGCGGCTCCGGTCAGTCGAGGAGGCCGTCCTCCTTCGCGCGTTTGTAGAGGTCGATCTTGGTGTCGGCGTGGCGGCCGGCTTTGCGGTACTTCACCCGCACCCGCTCGATGTACTGCTTCGCGGTCTCCGGGGAGACGGCCATCTTGCGGGCGACGGTCTTCAGCGGCATTCCGGTCGCGTAGAGGCGCAGGGCCTCCAGCTCCTTCAGTGACAGCGTCGGCCGGTCGGGCGCCTCGTCGGTCAGGAGCATGAACGCCAGCTGGGGTGAGACCCAGCCGTTCCCGGCACCGGCCGCGCGGATCGCCGTGGCCAGCTCGCCGACGTCGTCGGTTTTGGTGACGAAGCCGCCGGCCCCCGCGCGCATCGCGCCGCGGACGGCCTCCGGATCGCCGAGCGCGCTGAAGACGATCACCGAGGCTCCGATGCCGGTGAGCTGGCGGATGTTGTCGGGTGCCTCCGAGCCGTCGCCGAGGTCGAGGTCGAGCAGGACGACGTCCGCCGTCCGGCCCGGGCCGGACAGCAGCTCGGCGATCGACGTCGCCGTTGCCAGGAGGGTGAGGCCGTCGAGCCCCTCGATGACGTCGGCGAGGCCGCGAAGCACGATGGGATGGTCGTCGACAGCGGCGACCGAGATGAGCCTGCTCACCGCGTGGTCGACTCCCGCTGCGTTGCGCTGTGGGTCACGTCGCTCCCGTTCTGCCCGCCGTCGGGCATACGCGTGACGTGTCCGTCCCCCCATCGGAACGCCACCGGACACCTTGCCTGCAACGCAGCTATTTCAGCAGACCGGCACCTGGCGTTACCAACAGGTTCCCGGACGCATCAGTTGTCACGGGTGATTTCGACCGGTTCGGTGACCGCGCGTGCCCTCGGTGACCGGGTGGCGGTGGGTGTCGGGTGACGGCCGGCCGGGTGGTGCGGCGCCGGGCCGTAGTCGCCGGGTGATCGCCGGTGGCTTCCGTCCGAGTCATGGCGCGGGGCGGCCCCACCTGTCGAGGGCCTCGGCGAGCTGCCCGATCTCCGCGGGACTGCTGTAGACGTGGGGGCTCGCCCGCAGCACCGGTGCGGTCAGCTCCGGCGCCCGCCCGGCCGGGATCGGGCTGGTCAGGATCCGGGCCTCGACGTACAGCGCCCGGCAGACCGCCGTCGCGTCGACGCCCGGCGGCGGACGCAGGGTCACGATGCCGGTGGGGGAGTCGGCCTCCTCACCGAGCCGCCAGCCGGCGACCCCGTCGAGGGCGCGGCGCGCGTGCCGGGCGAGGGCGGTGATCCGGTCCTGGACCGCGCCGAGGTCCTCGGCGAGCAGTTCGGCCAGCGCGGTGGCCAGCCCGATCCGGCTCGCCACCGCCGCCTCGCCGATCGCCATCCGGGACGGGCCCGGCAACGGCCTTGCGGGCGGCGCCGGACGGGCCCCCAGGTCGTGGGGGTGGGCCGAGTGGAGACTGGGCGCGCCGGGGCCGAGGCGGTCGACGACGTCCGGGCGCACCGCGCTGAAGCCGGCGCCGCGGGGACCGCACAGCCACTTGCGCGAGGTACCGACGTAGGCGGCCGCCCCGATGCCGGCGACCTCGACCTGGCCGAGCGACTGGGCCACGTCGAGGATCAGGTCGACGCCGGCGGCGGCGCAGCGGGCCGCCACCTCCGCCGCCGGCTGGACGACGCCGCGCTGGCTCGGGATGTGCGGGAACGTCACCAGGGCGAGGCCCTCGAGGCCCCCGGTACCGCCGGTACCGGCCGTCCGGTCGGGGCGGTCGGGGCGGTCGAGACGGTCGAGGTCGATGCGGCCCAGTGGGTCCACCGGGAGCTCGATCAGCTCCAGGCCGTCGCGGGCCGCGCGGGCCGCCAGCAGCAGCAGGTTCGATCCGTACTCCCCGGGCACGACGCCGACGCGGGATCCGGGGGGCAGCGGCCAGGCGGCCAGCAGCGCGGCGAAGCCGGTGCTGGCGGAATGCTGGAAGACCACGTCGTCGGCGGTGAGCCCGGGGCCCAGCAGCGTCGCGAGCCGGGCCCGCGCGCCGGTGAGGACCTCGGCGGCCTCCATCTCGGCGATGTAGGCCCCCACCAGGTTCTCCCGGCGCAGGTGGTCGGTCTGATCGGTGACGGTCGCGATGCTCGGCCGGGCGGCCGCGGCGGCGTCCAGGTGGACGACGCCCGCCCGCGCCCGCGCCGCGCGCCAGCGACGGCCGATCTCGGGTTCCGGAACGACGGTGCGCCCGCGGCTGGCGCGGGTCCGGTCGGCATCGAGGGCGGGAGTCGTCCTGCGGTGCGGTTCCATCGACTCAGCGTCGCAGCTGCCCCGCCGGCCCGGGGCCGGATCCGGCGGTAGCCGCCGGACGGGTGGTCTCTGGTGGGTGCTTTCTGGCCGGTGGGGGTCGTCCGGTGGGCGGTCCCGGGCGATGCTGGCAGGCTCGACGCGTGGACGCCGTACCCGCACCGGACGCCGCGGTGTTCCAGGGCCGGGTGCTCCCACCCGGCACACCCGGCACGTCCGGCACACCCGGGACATCCGGTCGGTCCGGCGCGCGCGATGGCGCGGTGCGGCGGCCCCGGGTCGCGGTCGTCGGTGCTGGAGCGGTGGGCGGGTACTTCGCCGCGCGGGCGGCCGAGGGCGGTGCCGAGGTGCTGCTCTGCGTGCGCGGCGGTGGCTTCGACCGCCTGCGCATCGTCCGGCCCGGCCCCGCCGGTACCGGGAGCGTCTCCGGCGGAGGCGGCACCGAGTTCCGGCTGCCGGTGGTTCTCGACCCCGCCGATCTCTGCGGGCCGGTGGACTGGATCGTGCTGGCGACGAAGGCGCATCAGACCCCGGCCGCGGTGGGCTGGCTGCGCGCCGGCCTGGGGGACGCAACCGCGGTGGTCGTCGCGCAGAACGGGGTCGAGCACGTCGAGCGGGTCAGCCCACCCGTCCCGCGCGAGGCCGTCCTGCCGGCGGTCGTGTACCTCAACGCCGAGCTGGAGCGCCCGGGGGTGGTCCGACACGTGGCCTACGGAGTCCTCCAGGTGCCCGACTGCCCGCTGGGTGAGCGCTTCGCCGGGGTGCTGCCGTCCGGCGACGTCCGGCTCGTCCCCGACTTCGCCACGGCCGCCTGGTCGAAGCTGCTCAGCAACAGCGCGGCGAACTCGCTGACGGCGCTCACGGGCCGCGGTCTCGAGGTGCTCGCCCGCCCGGACGTCGGTGAGCTCGCGCTGGCGGTCATGCGGGAGACCGCCGCGGTGGCCCGGGCCGCAGGCGCGCGCCTCGCCGTGGACGCGCCGGAGCGCACGCTGGCCCGGCTGCGTCACCAGCCGCCCGGCGCGGGGACGTCCATGCTGCGCGACCGGCTGGCGGGCCGCCCGCTGGAGCACGACGCGCTGCTGGGGGCGGTGGTCCGGACGGGTGAGCGGCTCGGGGTGCCCACGCCGACCTGCGCCGCGCTGCTCCCGGTGCTCGCCGCCCTCGGGACCGGCCCGTAGCCCGCCGCGGGAGCGGCGCCGGCGCCGGCGCCGGCCGCGGGACCGACGACGGCGCCGGGACGGGTCAGGACGCGCGTTCGGGGACCGCGTCGGCGACGATGTGCTCCGCGATCGCCAGCGACGCGGTCGCACCCGGGGACGGGGCGTTGCGCACGTGGACGACCCGCCCGCGCACGGCCAGGACGAAGTCGTCGACCAGGCTGCCGTCCCGGGCGACCGCCTGGGCCCGCACTCCCGCCGGGCCGCGCACGACGTCGCCGGTGCGCAGCTCGGGGACGTAGCGCCGGGCCTCGGCCACGAACGCGCGCTTGCTGGCGGTGCGCAGGATCTCCTTGGCGCCGGTGCGCCAGTGTGCCTTCGCCATCTTCTGGAAGCCCGGCCAGGACAGGGTCTGCCGCAGGTCGCCCCGGTCGAGGGTGCCCACCGTGTAGCCCTCGCGGGCAGTGGCCAGCACGGCGTTGGGGCCGACGAGGACCTCGCCGTCCACCCGCTTGGTCAGGTGAATGCCCAGGAACGGGTAGCGCGGATCGGGCACCGGGTAGATCAGGCCACGGACGAGGCCGCGCCGCTCGGGGCGCAGCAGCCAGTAGTCGCCGCGGAACGGGATGATCCGCGGCGAGCTGTCCTCCCCGGTGAGCGCGGCGACCTCGTCGGAGTGCAGGCCGGCGCACGAGACCAGCCGGTCGAACGGGCCGACCGACTCCGACACGACCCGGACCGTCCCGTTGTCGACCGCCGCGGTGTGGTGGTTCCCGTTCGGCGCCACCGGCGCCGTGCCGCGCACCCGCAGCCGCAGCCGGACGCCCGCCGGGCCGTCATCCACGCCGATCACCTCGGCGCCGGTGCGCACCGCGCCACCGGCGTCCACGATGTCCGCGCGCAGCGCCCGGGCGACGGCCGGGTAGTCCACGATCGCCGTGGTCGGGGAGTGCAGCGCG
This genomic stretch from Parafrankia discariae harbors:
- a CDS encoding L-2-hydroxyglutarate oxidase translates to MAERIAVIGGGILGLAVARRLGQVVPGSTVTVFEKEDDVAQHQTGRNSGVVHAGLYYKPGSLKATLCRRGVGLLREYCEARGIRYEECGKVVVAVDDSELGRLDDIARRATANGVPGTRMLDAAELRAIEPHARGVAALHSPTTAIVDYPAVARALRADIVDAGGAVRTGAEVIGVDDGPAGVRLRLRVRGTAPVAPNGNHHTAAVDNGTVRVVSESVGPFDRLVSCAGLHSDEVAALTGEDSSPRIIPFRGDYWLLRPERRGLVRGLIYPVPDPRYPFLGIHLTKRVDGEVLVGPNAVLATAREGYTVGTLDRGDLRQTLSWPGFQKMAKAHWRTGAKEILRTASKRAFVAEARRYVPELRTGDVVRGPAGVRAQAVARDGSLVDDFVLAVRGRVVHVRNAPSPGATASLAIAEHIVADAVPERAS